One genomic window of Arachis hypogaea cultivar Tifrunner chromosome 8, arahy.Tifrunner.gnm2.J5K5, whole genome shotgun sequence includes the following:
- the LOC114924304 gene encoding uncharacterized protein isoform X2 codes for MDPYFHHYRRPNTYIPLPPQYNHHHLRQVPNHVLVNPTAFNFNPPVFLPANPLFVPQVPVLFEHDSRHRSSMLSQSPSNSNPSRSASRFSNECFGGANRRCRVVVPPNSGIESKLCSEEARDSSLETTALELDRYDYDRVDKVHEYTGIPKKQVKRKSAFLRIQAPKPSNGENEDDEQLHCDDCAVVDSKPCSSSSRIEDKHCLNDGKQAEVGEEIPFGVDVFFESNSMVAKAIVGSSSSSFVSNPGTTAVSNTAFSNPGTTAVSNTALSPIGKTKKKKKKAKKRKCLVSEISCSDAHRVSELPASAAQSNSSQHLANDISISGKDLTAQKDVSLVSEISCLGTHQVELPADGSVNSHSSQCLANGTSSSGEDLIAQTNASLVSKSGCSDSQLVKLSEVNSMVAKAIVVPSNSTIASNAETTAVLKTDLNPNQKGKKAKRKSKKRKQLVSESCCYESKRIKLTEGAANSNSSHCLSYNTSCSGKDLTSQKSVALGLQQAEQFAGSGNSHSSQCLANGTSNSSKDLITEVNVSLFSKDSCSESQLVKLSEFAVISNSSQCLVNGTSNSGKDLRPKKNVSDCFSHLHPSPVQNPNGKTKVAQSSKGIVTEEVANTISGKATPRVVKKKKIVKRVVKKVVKPKSSRSSSISANMFDGIVKEDNVPVSSLTAAAPLDKIPTTSFEEKTAPVDKMSVPDYFQSLPSEGNLLLEDKNAVVHLEEKHTELFNGNTSDINHIEAYSKQSCQHEKENCDIQSVPNSDISIDCVKGDTGTVEEREVRTLLKFSPSKMEGMSLDAENPVGLANVVDTTSDLLKGPSLSEALDISVPMLDFGSQSRTDGITTLTVKRGISVADLYEDANKISPLYKRRRTTACHSSITECPSELSDVIVASTTSCAEVPIHFSDMQIHKEEVELLSMAVMSTPLLTYTEDIAKLSDISLGRDSFESMNLNRERDSPKSLELQHSGIASNSLLEYSATPNVHFPMLEGEPKENATSVVPISTETSILAVENVQGEKINLQDVGENHQKRVCVQRSPDCVIPKTSKDQSSFFPRSKPFTSSSRSLKPRTWLRTGNNYPGSFSGSKPSLITSPPNKLIPQMKGNTQNTLYTRKGNSLVRKVIPVSASTSTSVANQSPSLGFDNFGKSIRSECMVNVPGQPGALKTGVNDVPLKGHIILPLPTDTKLESGSSPFTENLTLGCSEFAADPKNVGETNDAAKSYEELCKYSETYENQIGSDNRGAGQVEISSSIAKRIVYMKPKSNKLVASLDSSNLSVSTDGKTQTAYSNGYYKKSKNQIIRTSFVSHISPTVTMQDSNVNSDGPSDSKEICSRFTKKWSQKVAGTLCKPLKAPLVGTLSSKNNTGSGHYRKILPHFFQWKRSTFRRRFVHNRDLSSNSTPSSANRKRDAVYTRSTHGFSHWKPKVLHAGGSIKGSKFAGRHSEKVNEEALAVAVLERKTREQKDVACNSSQAKGLAAKEGSIQRRLVIGENVYFQIGKGNQLIRDPKNRTRILANEKVRWSLHTARQRLARKQKYCQFFTRFGKCNKDDGKCPYIHDPSKVVVCTKFLNGLCSNGNCKLTHKVIPERMPDCSYFLQGLCTNRSCPYRHVNVNPKASICGEFLRGYCADGNECRKKHSYVCPTFEAMGNCEEGTKCKLHHPKKLSKEKKRKRSRDENVGRRRYFGSVLTDIKETGLMVAQRQWQQSHDKDGDVADYIGFEVEESVDQPYEQATPCNNDIWDLQLDNLDEPIRPVLTLKNIFMAQSSSV; via the exons ATGGATCCCTACTTTCATCACTACCGTCGCCCAAATACGTACATTCCTCTTCCTCCGCAGTATAACCACCACCATCTCCGTCAGGTTCCCAACCACGTTCTTGTGAACCCTACCGCATTCAATTTCAACCCTCCCGTTTTTTTACCCGCCAATCCACTCTTTGTTCCTCAGGTTCCTGTTCTTTTCGAACATGATTCGCGTCACCGTAGTTCAATGCTGTCGCAGTCTCCTTCAAATTCTAACCCTAGCCGCAGTGCTTCCAGGTTCAGTAACGAGTGCTTTGGCGGAGCAAACCGCCGTTGCCGTGTGGTTGTTCCTCCGAATTCCGGTATCGAATCGAAACTTTGCTCGGAAGAGGCGCGAGACTCTTCTCTCGAGACTACGGCTTTGGAACTGGATAGGTACGATTACGATAGAGTAGATAAGGTTCATGAATATACTGGCATTCCAAAGAAACAGGTTAAGAGAAAGAGTGCTTTTCTTAGAATCCAGGCGCCAAAACCGAGCAATGGTGAGAATGAGGATGATGAACAATTACATTGTGATGATTGTGCTGTTGTTGACTCAAAACCTTGTTCTAGTTCTTCGAGAATTGAAGACAAGCATTGTTTGAATGATGGGAAGCAAGCAGAAGTGGGAGAAGAAATTCCTTTTGGGGTTGATGTTTTCTTTGAATCGAATTCTATGGTTGCCAAGGCTATTGTGGGGTCTTCCAGTTCTTCCTTTGTTTCTAATCCTGGAACCACTGCAGTTTCTAATACAGCTTTTTCTAATCCTGGAACCACTGCAGTTTCTAATACAGCTTTGAGTCCTATtggaaagacaaagaaaaagaaaaagaaggctaAAAAAAGGAAGTGTTTGGTTTCTGAAATTTCTTGTTCTGATGCACATAGAGTTTCAGAACTACCAGCAAGTGCTGCCCAATCAAATAGTTCCCAGCACCTGGCAAACGACATCTCTATTTCTGGAAAGGACTTGACTGCACAGAAGGATGTGTCTTTGGTTTCTGAAATTTCTTGTTTGGGTACACATCAAGTAGAACTACCTGCCGACGGTTCTGTAAATTCTCATAGCTCTCAGTGTTTGGCAAATGGCACCTCGAGTTCTGGTGAGGACTTGATTGCACAGACGAATGCATCCTTGGTTTCTAAAAGTGGTTGTTCTGATTCACAGCTAGTAAAACTGTCTGAAGTGAATTCTATGGTTGCCAAGGCTATTGTGGTGCCTTCAAATTCTACCATTGCTTCTAATGCTGAAACAACTGCTGTTTTGAAGACAGATTTGAATCCTAATCAAAAAGGGAAAAAGGCTAAACGAAAGTCTAAAAAAAGAAAGCAATTGGTTTCTGAAAGTTGTTGTTATGAATCAAAGCGAATAAAACTAACTGAAGGTGCTGCCAATTCAAATAGCTCACACTGCTTGTCATATAACACCTCTTGTTCTGGGAAGGACTTGACTTCACAGAAGAGCGTAGCTTTGGGTTTACAGCAAGCAGAACAATTTGCTGGTTCTGGAAATTCACATAGCTCCCAATGCTTGGCGAATGGCACCTCTAATTCTAGTAAGGACTTGATCACAGAGGTGAATGTATCTTTGTTTTCCAAAGATTCTTGCTCAGAATCACAGCTTGTAAAACTATCTGAGTTTGCTGTGATTTCAAATAGTTCACAGTGCTTGGTAAATGGCACCTCTAATTCTGGGAAggatttaaggccaaagaagaatGTATCTGATTGCTTTTCTCATCTTCATCCGAGTCCAGTCCAAAATCCTAATGGAAAAACTAAGGTGGCACAATCCTCTAAGGGGATTGTAACAGAAGAAGTTGCCAATACAATTTCCGGTAAAGCAACTCCAAGGGTTGTTAAGAAGAAAAAGATTGTTAAAAGAGTGGTCAAAAAGGTTGTGAAACCAAAATCAAGTAGGTCAAGTTCAATATCAGCAAATATGTTTGATGGGATAGTGAAAGAAGATAATGTTCCTGTTAGTTCATTAACTGCTGCTGCTCCTTTGGACAAGATCCCAACGACTTCTTTTGAGGAAAAGACTGCCCCTGTTGACAAGATGTCAGTTCCAGATTATTTCCAGTCTTTACCAAGTGAAGGAAATTTGTTGCTTGAAGACAAAAATGCTGTTGTACACCTTGAAGAAAAGCATACTGAATTATTCAATGGAAATACTTCTGACATTAATCACATTGAGGCTTATAGTAAGCAATCATGCCAACATGAAAAGGAGAACTGTGACATACAATCAGTTCCAAATTCTGATATTTCCATTGATTGTGTTAAAGGGGACACAGGTACTGTTGAAGAGAGAGAGGTTAGAACTCTCTTAAAATTTTCTCCTTCAAAGATGGAGGGCATGTCTCTAGATGCAGAAAATCCAGTTGGTCTTGCAAATGTTGTCGACACAACCTCAGATCTGTTGAAGGGTCCTAGTCTTTCAGAAGCCTTAGATATATCTGTTCCAATGTTAGATTTTGGCTCACAATCCAGAACAGAtgggatcacaactttaactgtGAAAAGGGGGATTTCTGTGGCTGATTTATATGAGGATGCAAACAAGATTTCACCCTTGTACAAAAGGCGCAGAACCACAGCTTGTCACTCTAGTATCACTGAGTGTCCATCTGAACTCAGTGATGTGATTGTGGCTTCCACCACATCTTGTGCAGAAGTCCCTATTCACTTTAGTGATATGCAAATACATAAGGAAGAAGTTGAATTGCTAAGCATGGCTGTTATGTCTACTCCGTTGCTGACTTATACAGAGGATATTGCTAAATTGTCTGACATTAGCTTGGGTAGAGATTCTTTTGAGTCTATGAATTTAAATAGGGAAAGAGATTCTCCCAAGAGTTTGGAATTGCAGCACTCAGGCATTGCCTCTAATTCTCTTCTTGAATACTCAGCCACTCCAAATGTTCATTTTCCAATGTTGGAAGGTGAACCGAAAGAAAATGCCACTTCAGTTGTGCCAATCAGTACGGAGACAAGCATTTTGGCTGTTGAAAATGTTCAgggagaaaaaattaatttacaggACGTTGGGGAAAATCATCAGAAGAGAGTTTGTGTGCAAAGATCTCCAGATTGTGTCATTCCTAAAACTTCAAAGGACCAGTCCTCCTTTTTTCCCCGATCAAAGCCATTTACTTCTTCATCCCGTTCATTAAAACCTCGAACCTGGCTTCGAACAGGTAATAATTATCCTGGTTCTTTTTCTGGAAGCAAGCCTTCGTTGATAACTAGTCCTCCTAACAAGTTAATTCCACAAATGAAAGGGAACACTCAAAATACTCTTTATACCCGTAAGGGTAACAGTCTTGTTCGGAAAGTTATCCCTGTTTCTGCTTCAACATCAACATCCGTTGCTAACCAGTCACCATCTTTGGGCTTTGACAACTTTGGAAAGAGCATCAGATCTGAATGCATGGTTAATGTTCCAGGTCAACCAGGTGCTTTGAAAACTGGAGTAAATGATGTTCCTTTGAAGGGTCACATAATACTTCCACTACCCACTGACACCAAATTGGAGAGTGGATCTTCCCCATTTACAGAGAATCTTACACTTGGTTGCTCTGAATTTGCAGCTGATCCTAAGAATGTTGGAGAAACTAATGATGCCGCAAAATCTTATGAGGAATTGTGCAAATATTCTGAAACATACGAAAATCAAATTGGTTCAGACAATCGTGGGGCTGGCCAAGTTGAGATTTCTTCTtcaattgcaaagagaatagtaTATATGAAGCCCAAGTCAAATAAATTAGTTGCATCTTTGGATTCTAGTAATCTCTCTGTCTCTACTGATGGCAAGACTCAAACAGCATACTCCAATGGCTACTACAAGAAGAGCAAAAATCAGATAATAAGGACTTCATTTGTTAGTCATATCAGCCCAACAGTTACAATGCAAGATAGTAATGTAAATTCTGATGGTCCATCGGATTCTAAAGAGATTTGCAGCAGGTTTACAAAGAAGTGGTCGCAAAAAG TTGCTGGGACCTTGTGCAAACCTTTAAAAGCCCCACTTGTTGGGACCCTTTCATCAAAAAACAACACTGGCTCAGGGCATTATCGGAAGATTTTGCCTCACTTTTTTCAATGGAAAAGATCAACATTTCGAAGAAGATTTGTTCACAATCGTGATTTAAGCTCCAATTCTACTCCCTCATCAGCAAACAG GAAGAGGGATGCTGTTTACACTAGATCAACCCATGGGTTTTCTCATTGGAAACCTAAGGTATTACATGCTGGTGGATCCATAAAAGGGTCCAAATTTGCTGGCAGGCACTCTGAGAAGGTTAATGAG GAAGCACTTGCTGTTGCTGTGTTGGAGAGGAAAACAAGAGAACAGAAAGATGTTGCTTGTAACAGTTCTCAGGCAAAAG GCTTGGCTGCCAAAGAAGGTTCCATCCAACGAAGATTAGTGATTGGGGAAAATGT GTATTTCCAAATTGGCAAAGGTAATCAGCTTATTAGGGACCCAAAGAATCGGACTCGGATTTTGGCTAATGAAAAAGTTAGATGGAGTCTGCACACTGCTAGACAGCGCCTTGCACGAAAGCAGAAGTACTGTCAGTTTTTTACCAGATTTGGGAAATGTAACAAGGATGATGGGAAGTGTCCTTATATTCATGATCCCTCAAAAGTTGTTGTCTGCACTAAGTTTCTAAATGGTTTATGTTCTAATGGCAACTGCAAATTGACTCATAAG GTTATTCCGGAGAGAATGCCAGATTGTTCTTATTTTTTGCAAG GTTTATGCACAAACAGAAGTTGTCCTTACAGACATGTCAATGTGAATCCTAAGGCTTCTATTTGTGGAGAATTTCTCAGGGGCTATTGTGCCGATGGAAATGAG TGTCGGAAGAAGCATAGCTATGTCTGTCCAACCTTCGAAGCAATGGGAAACTGCGAAGAAGGAACCAAATGCAAGCTTCATCACCCGAAGAAACTGagtaaggaaaagaaaaggaagaggtccAGAGATGAGAATGTTGGTAGACGGCGTTACTTTGGTTCCGTTCTCACTGATATCAAAGAAACTGGGTTAATGGTGGCTCAAAGGCAATGGCAACAGAGTCATGACAAAGACGGAGATGTTGCTGACTATATCGGCTTCGAAGTTGAAGAAAGTGTTGATCAACCATATGAACAGGCAACACCATGTAACAATGATATTTGGGACTTGCAATTGGACAATCTTGATGAACCTATTAGACCTGTTCTTAcgttgaaaaacatttttatggCTCAATCATCTTCAGTCTAG
- the LOC114924304 gene encoding uncharacterized protein isoform X3: MDPYFHHYRRPNTYIPLPPQYNHHHLRQVPNHVLVNPTAFNFNPPVFLPANPLFVPQVPVLFEHDSRHRSSMLSQSPSNSNPSRSASRFSNECFGGANRRCRVVVPPNSGIESKLCSEEARDSSLETTALELDRYDYDRVDKVHEYTGIPKKQVKRKSAFLRIQAPKPSNGENEDDEQLHCDDCAVVDSKPCSSSSRIEDKHCLNDGKQAEVGEEIPFGVDVFFESNSMVAKAIVGSSSSSFVSNPGTTAVSNTAFSNPGTTAVSNTALSPIGKTKKKKKKAKKRKCLVSEISCSDAHRVSELPASAAQSNSSQHLANDISISGKDLTAQKDVSLVSEISCLGTHQVELPADGSVNSHSSQCLANGTSSSGEDLIAQTNASLVSKSGCSDSQLVKLSEVNSMVAKAIVVPSNSTIASNAETTAVLKTDLNPNQKGKKAKRKSKKRKQLVSESCCYESKRIKLTEGAANSNSSHCLSYNTSCSGKDLTSQKSVALGLQQAEQFAGSGNSHSSQCLANGTSNSSKDLITEVNVSLFSKDSCSESQLVKLSEFAVISNSSQCLVNGTSNSGKDLRPKKNVSDCFSHLHPSPVQNPNGKTKVAQSSKGIVTEEVANTISGKATPRVVKKKKIVKRVVKKVVKPKSSRSSSISANMFDGIVKEDNVPVSSLTAAAPLDKIPTTSFEEKTAPVDKMSVPDYFQSLPSEGNLLLEDKNAVVHLEEKHTELFNGNTSDINHIEAYSKQSCQHEKENCDIQSVPNSDISIDCVKGDTGTVEEREVRTLLKFSPSKMEGMSLDAENPVGLANVVDTTSDLLKGPSLSEALDISVPMLDFGSQSRTDGITTLTVKRGISVADLYEDANKISPLYKRRRTTACHSSITECPSELSDVIVASTTSCAEVPIHFSDMQIHKEEVELLSMAVMSTPLLTYTEDIAKLSDISLGRDSFESMNLNRERDSPKSLELQHSGIASNSLLEYSATPNVHFPMLEGEPKENATSVVPISTETSILAVENVQGEKINLQDVGENHQKRVCVQRSPDCVIPKTSKDQSSFFPRSKPFTSSSRSLKPRTWLRTGNNYPGSFSGSKPSLITSPPNKLIPQMKGNTQNTLYTRKGNSLVRKVIPVSASTSTSVANQSPSLGFDNFGKSIRSECMVNVPGQPADPKNVGETNDAAKSYEELCKYSETYENQIGSDNRGAGQVEISSSIAKRIVYMKPKSNKLVASLDSSNLSVSTDGKTQTAYSNGYYKKSKNQIIRTSFVSHISPTVTMQDSNVNSDGPSDSKEICSRFTKKWSQKVAGTLCKPLKAPLVGTLSSKNNTGSGHYRKILPHFFQWKRSTFRRRFVHNRDLSSNSTPSSANSKKLLLLRKRDAVYTRSTHGFSHWKPKVLHAGGSIKGSKFAGRHSEKVNEEALAVAVLERKTREQKDVACNSSQAKGLAAKEGSIQRRLVIGENVYFQIGKGNQLIRDPKNRTRILANEKVRWSLHTARQRLARKQKYCQFFTRFGKCNKDDGKCPYIHDPSKVVVCTKFLNGLCSNGNCKLTHKVIPERMPDCSYFLQGLCTNRSCPYRHVNVNPKASICGEFLRGYCADGNECRKKHSYVCPTFEAMGNCEEGTKCKLHHPKKLSKEKKRKRSRDENVGRRRYFGSVLTDIKETGLMVAQRQWQQSHDKDGDVADYIGFEVEESVDQPYEQATPCNNDIWDLQLDNLDEPIRPVLTLKNIFMAQSSSV; this comes from the exons ATGGATCCCTACTTTCATCACTACCGTCGCCCAAATACGTACATTCCTCTTCCTCCGCAGTATAACCACCACCATCTCCGTCAGGTTCCCAACCACGTTCTTGTGAACCCTACCGCATTCAATTTCAACCCTCCCGTTTTTTTACCCGCCAATCCACTCTTTGTTCCTCAGGTTCCTGTTCTTTTCGAACATGATTCGCGTCACCGTAGTTCAATGCTGTCGCAGTCTCCTTCAAATTCTAACCCTAGCCGCAGTGCTTCCAGGTTCAGTAACGAGTGCTTTGGCGGAGCAAACCGCCGTTGCCGTGTGGTTGTTCCTCCGAATTCCGGTATCGAATCGAAACTTTGCTCGGAAGAGGCGCGAGACTCTTCTCTCGAGACTACGGCTTTGGAACTGGATAGGTACGATTACGATAGAGTAGATAAGGTTCATGAATATACTGGCATTCCAAAGAAACAGGTTAAGAGAAAGAGTGCTTTTCTTAGAATCCAGGCGCCAAAACCGAGCAATGGTGAGAATGAGGATGATGAACAATTACATTGTGATGATTGTGCTGTTGTTGACTCAAAACCTTGTTCTAGTTCTTCGAGAATTGAAGACAAGCATTGTTTGAATGATGGGAAGCAAGCAGAAGTGGGAGAAGAAATTCCTTTTGGGGTTGATGTTTTCTTTGAATCGAATTCTATGGTTGCCAAGGCTATTGTGGGGTCTTCCAGTTCTTCCTTTGTTTCTAATCCTGGAACCACTGCAGTTTCTAATACAGCTTTTTCTAATCCTGGAACCACTGCAGTTTCTAATACAGCTTTGAGTCCTATtggaaagacaaagaaaaagaaaaagaaggctaAAAAAAGGAAGTGTTTGGTTTCTGAAATTTCTTGTTCTGATGCACATAGAGTTTCAGAACTACCAGCAAGTGCTGCCCAATCAAATAGTTCCCAGCACCTGGCAAACGACATCTCTATTTCTGGAAAGGACTTGACTGCACAGAAGGATGTGTCTTTGGTTTCTGAAATTTCTTGTTTGGGTACACATCAAGTAGAACTACCTGCCGACGGTTCTGTAAATTCTCATAGCTCTCAGTGTTTGGCAAATGGCACCTCGAGTTCTGGTGAGGACTTGATTGCACAGACGAATGCATCCTTGGTTTCTAAAAGTGGTTGTTCTGATTCACAGCTAGTAAAACTGTCTGAAGTGAATTCTATGGTTGCCAAGGCTATTGTGGTGCCTTCAAATTCTACCATTGCTTCTAATGCTGAAACAACTGCTGTTTTGAAGACAGATTTGAATCCTAATCAAAAAGGGAAAAAGGCTAAACGAAAGTCTAAAAAAAGAAAGCAATTGGTTTCTGAAAGTTGTTGTTATGAATCAAAGCGAATAAAACTAACTGAAGGTGCTGCCAATTCAAATAGCTCACACTGCTTGTCATATAACACCTCTTGTTCTGGGAAGGACTTGACTTCACAGAAGAGCGTAGCTTTGGGTTTACAGCAAGCAGAACAATTTGCTGGTTCTGGAAATTCACATAGCTCCCAATGCTTGGCGAATGGCACCTCTAATTCTAGTAAGGACTTGATCACAGAGGTGAATGTATCTTTGTTTTCCAAAGATTCTTGCTCAGAATCACAGCTTGTAAAACTATCTGAGTTTGCTGTGATTTCAAATAGTTCACAGTGCTTGGTAAATGGCACCTCTAATTCTGGGAAggatttaaggccaaagaagaatGTATCTGATTGCTTTTCTCATCTTCATCCGAGTCCAGTCCAAAATCCTAATGGAAAAACTAAGGTGGCACAATCCTCTAAGGGGATTGTAACAGAAGAAGTTGCCAATACAATTTCCGGTAAAGCAACTCCAAGGGTTGTTAAGAAGAAAAAGATTGTTAAAAGAGTGGTCAAAAAGGTTGTGAAACCAAAATCAAGTAGGTCAAGTTCAATATCAGCAAATATGTTTGATGGGATAGTGAAAGAAGATAATGTTCCTGTTAGTTCATTAACTGCTGCTGCTCCTTTGGACAAGATCCCAACGACTTCTTTTGAGGAAAAGACTGCCCCTGTTGACAAGATGTCAGTTCCAGATTATTTCCAGTCTTTACCAAGTGAAGGAAATTTGTTGCTTGAAGACAAAAATGCTGTTGTACACCTTGAAGAAAAGCATACTGAATTATTCAATGGAAATACTTCTGACATTAATCACATTGAGGCTTATAGTAAGCAATCATGCCAACATGAAAAGGAGAACTGTGACATACAATCAGTTCCAAATTCTGATATTTCCATTGATTGTGTTAAAGGGGACACAGGTACTGTTGAAGAGAGAGAGGTTAGAACTCTCTTAAAATTTTCTCCTTCAAAGATGGAGGGCATGTCTCTAGATGCAGAAAATCCAGTTGGTCTTGCAAATGTTGTCGACACAACCTCAGATCTGTTGAAGGGTCCTAGTCTTTCAGAAGCCTTAGATATATCTGTTCCAATGTTAGATTTTGGCTCACAATCCAGAACAGAtgggatcacaactttaactgtGAAAAGGGGGATTTCTGTGGCTGATTTATATGAGGATGCAAACAAGATTTCACCCTTGTACAAAAGGCGCAGAACCACAGCTTGTCACTCTAGTATCACTGAGTGTCCATCTGAACTCAGTGATGTGATTGTGGCTTCCACCACATCTTGTGCAGAAGTCCCTATTCACTTTAGTGATATGCAAATACATAAGGAAGAAGTTGAATTGCTAAGCATGGCTGTTATGTCTACTCCGTTGCTGACTTATACAGAGGATATTGCTAAATTGTCTGACATTAGCTTGGGTAGAGATTCTTTTGAGTCTATGAATTTAAATAGGGAAAGAGATTCTCCCAAGAGTTTGGAATTGCAGCACTCAGGCATTGCCTCTAATTCTCTTCTTGAATACTCAGCCACTCCAAATGTTCATTTTCCAATGTTGGAAGGTGAACCGAAAGAAAATGCCACTTCAGTTGTGCCAATCAGTACGGAGACAAGCATTTTGGCTGTTGAAAATGTTCAgggagaaaaaattaatttacaggACGTTGGGGAAAATCATCAGAAGAGAGTTTGTGTGCAAAGATCTCCAGATTGTGTCATTCCTAAAACTTCAAAGGACCAGTCCTCCTTTTTTCCCCGATCAAAGCCATTTACTTCTTCATCCCGTTCATTAAAACCTCGAACCTGGCTTCGAACAGGTAATAATTATCCTGGTTCTTTTTCTGGAAGCAAGCCTTCGTTGATAACTAGTCCTCCTAACAAGTTAATTCCACAAATGAAAGGGAACACTCAAAATACTCTTTATACCCGTAAGGGTAACAGTCTTGTTCGGAAAGTTATCCCTGTTTCTGCTTCAACATCAACATCCGTTGCTAACCAGTCACCATCTTTGGGCTTTGACAACTTTGGAAAGAGCATCAGATCTGAATGCATGGTTAATGTTCCAGGTCAACCAG CTGATCCTAAGAATGTTGGAGAAACTAATGATGCCGCAAAATCTTATGAGGAATTGTGCAAATATTCTGAAACATACGAAAATCAAATTGGTTCAGACAATCGTGGGGCTGGCCAAGTTGAGATTTCTTCTtcaattgcaaagagaatagtaTATATGAAGCCCAAGTCAAATAAATTAGTTGCATCTTTGGATTCTAGTAATCTCTCTGTCTCTACTGATGGCAAGACTCAAACAGCATACTCCAATGGCTACTACAAGAAGAGCAAAAATCAGATAATAAGGACTTCATTTGTTAGTCATATCAGCCCAACAGTTACAATGCAAGATAGTAATGTAAATTCTGATGGTCCATCGGATTCTAAAGAGATTTGCAGCAGGTTTACAAAGAAGTGGTCGCAAAAAG TTGCTGGGACCTTGTGCAAACCTTTAAAAGCCCCACTTGTTGGGACCCTTTCATCAAAAAACAACACTGGCTCAGGGCATTATCGGAAGATTTTGCCTCACTTTTTTCAATGGAAAAGATCAACATTTCGAAGAAGATTTGTTCACAATCGTGATTTAAGCTCCAATTCTACTCCCTCATCAGCAAACAG CAAGAAATTGCTTCTTTTAAGGAAGAGGGATGCTGTTTACACTAGATCAACCCATGGGTTTTCTCATTGGAAACCTAAGGTATTACATGCTGGTGGATCCATAAAAGGGTCCAAATTTGCTGGCAGGCACTCTGAGAAGGTTAATGAG GAAGCACTTGCTGTTGCTGTGTTGGAGAGGAAAACAAGAGAACAGAAAGATGTTGCTTGTAACAGTTCTCAGGCAAAAG GCTTGGCTGCCAAAGAAGGTTCCATCCAACGAAGATTAGTGATTGGGGAAAATGT GTATTTCCAAATTGGCAAAGGTAATCAGCTTATTAGGGACCCAAAGAATCGGACTCGGATTTTGGCTAATGAAAAAGTTAGATGGAGTCTGCACACTGCTAGACAGCGCCTTGCACGAAAGCAGAAGTACTGTCAGTTTTTTACCAGATTTGGGAAATGTAACAAGGATGATGGGAAGTGTCCTTATATTCATGATCCCTCAAAAGTTGTTGTCTGCACTAAGTTTCTAAATGGTTTATGTTCTAATGGCAACTGCAAATTGACTCATAAG GTTATTCCGGAGAGAATGCCAGATTGTTCTTATTTTTTGCAAG GTTTATGCACAAACAGAAGTTGTCCTTACAGACATGTCAATGTGAATCCTAAGGCTTCTATTTGTGGAGAATTTCTCAGGGGCTATTGTGCCGATGGAAATGAG TGTCGGAAGAAGCATAGCTATGTCTGTCCAACCTTCGAAGCAATGGGAAACTGCGAAGAAGGAACCAAATGCAAGCTTCATCACCCGAAGAAACTGagtaaggaaaagaaaaggaagaggtccAGAGATGAGAATGTTGGTAGACGGCGTTACTTTGGTTCCGTTCTCACTGATATCAAAGAAACTGGGTTAATGGTGGCTCAAAGGCAATGGCAACAGAGTCATGACAAAGACGGAGATGTTGCTGACTATATCGGCTTCGAAGTTGAAGAAAGTGTTGATCAACCATATGAACAGGCAACACCATGTAACAATGATATTTGGGACTTGCAATTGGACAATCTTGATGAACCTATTAGACCTGTTCTTAcgttgaaaaacatttttatggCTCAATCATCTTCAGTCTAG